One stretch of Halobacillus litoralis DNA includes these proteins:
- the meaB gene encoding methylmalonyl Co-A mutase-associated GTPase MeaB, with protein MHPLAERIQKQDMRALARAITLIENDDEEKLTLMSDVFSIQKQAHYIGITGSPGAGKSSLINQLLTYLRQQDLTVAVIAVDPTSPFSGGALLGDRTRMNQHFLDPGIFIRSMATRGSLGGLARATKDSIRVCDAYGFDVVLVETVGVGQSELDIMKVVDTTGLVLTPNSGDVLQIFKAGIMEIADLFIINKADLPGVRKLKSTLEEYMMIVQPEGWEPPIVQTISTEAKGMAELYESMKSHREFLYDTNKGAERRKQQLQLEVYDLIREEIWREVKGEIEKDTQKLEAFQNPDADPYELARSWFREWVRKGE; from the coding sequence ATGCATCCACTGGCTGAACGAATCCAAAAGCAGGATATGAGGGCGTTGGCCCGAGCGATTACGTTGATCGAAAATGACGATGAAGAAAAGCTCACGCTGATGAGCGATGTTTTTTCTATACAAAAACAGGCGCATTACATTGGCATTACAGGTTCACCGGGAGCGGGGAAAAGCTCGCTCATCAATCAATTGCTCACTTATTTAAGACAGCAGGACCTTACAGTCGCTGTCATAGCGGTCGATCCTACCAGTCCATTCAGTGGTGGAGCACTGCTTGGCGATCGTACGAGGATGAACCAGCATTTTCTCGACCCCGGGATCTTTATCAGAAGCATGGCGACAAGAGGAAGCCTCGGTGGTTTAGCACGGGCGACAAAAGACAGTATCCGTGTATGTGATGCTTACGGATTTGATGTTGTTCTCGTCGAAACGGTCGGTGTCGGCCAGTCCGAACTCGATATTATGAAAGTTGTGGATACGACAGGACTTGTACTGACACCGAATAGTGGAGACGTCCTGCAAATTTTCAAAGCAGGGATTATGGAAATTGCTGATCTGTTCATCATCAACAAAGCAGACTTACCGGGAGTAAGAAAACTAAAATCCACACTAGAAGAATACATGATGATCGTGCAGCCGGAAGGATGGGAACCGCCGATAGTTCAAACGATCTCCACCGAAGCGAAAGGGATGGCGGAACTCTACGAAAGTATGAAAAGCCACCGTGAGTTTTTGTATGACACGAACAAAGGGGCGGAGCGTCGAAAACAGCAGCTCCAGCTGGAAGTGTACGATTTGATCCGGGAAGAAATTTGGCGGGAAGTCAAAGGTGAGATTGAAAAAGATACACAGAAGCTTGAAGCTTTTCAAAACCCGGATGCGGATCCTTATGAACTAGCCAGATCCTGGTTTCGTGAATGGGTAAGGAAGGGGGAGTGA
- a CDS encoding acetyl-CoA C-acetyltransferase — protein sequence MRKTVIVAGARTPFGKFGGSLAPLTAAQLGGIAIKAALERANVKAEDVDEVIMGTVLQGGQGQLPSRQASREAGIPWDVKTETVNKVCASGMRSVTMGDQFIRLGEEDIIVAGGMESMSNAPYFMPKARWGFRMGDGAVKDMMVHDGLTCSFENVHMGNYGNRTAEEFELTREAQDEWAYRSHQRAVKAIEEGTLSEEITAVEVPQRKGDPKVVDTDEAPRKDTTVEALAKLRPVFDKTGTITAGNAPGVNDGACAMLLMSDEKAEELGAETLATILAHDEIAVEAQDFPQTPGLVINKLLKKAGKSIEDIDLFEVNEAFAAVSLASGKIAGLDHEKVNVNGGAVALGHPIGASGARILLTLAHELKRRGGGLGIAAICSGGGQGDAVLIEVPKQ from the coding sequence ATGCGTAAAACTGTAATTGTTGCTGGAGCCCGTACCCCTTTTGGAAAATTCGGAGGATCACTTGCACCTTTGACAGCTGCACAGCTTGGAGGTATCGCCATTAAAGCAGCTTTGGAACGTGCGAACGTGAAAGCAGAAGATGTGGATGAAGTCATTATGGGGACTGTCCTTCAGGGCGGTCAGGGACAGCTGCCTTCCCGCCAGGCTTCAAGAGAAGCTGGCATTCCTTGGGATGTAAAAACAGAAACCGTAAACAAAGTTTGTGCCTCTGGTATGCGAAGTGTGACGATGGGAGATCAGTTCATCCGTTTAGGGGAAGAGGACATCATTGTTGCTGGTGGTATGGAGAGCATGAGCAATGCGCCTTACTTTATGCCGAAAGCCCGCTGGGGGTTCCGTATGGGCGACGGTGCCGTCAAAGATATGATGGTGCATGATGGATTGACATGTTCCTTTGAGAATGTCCATATGGGCAACTACGGAAACCGGACAGCTGAAGAATTTGAATTAACAAGAGAAGCGCAGGATGAATGGGCGTATAGAAGTCATCAAAGAGCTGTGAAAGCCATAGAAGAAGGAACGTTAAGCGAAGAAATCACAGCAGTTGAAGTCCCTCAAAGAAAAGGTGATCCGAAAGTCGTCGATACAGATGAGGCACCAAGAAAAGATACGACAGTCGAAGCTCTGGCTAAACTTCGTCCTGTATTTGATAAAACGGGAACGATCACGGCAGGAAATGCCCCTGGGGTCAACGACGGAGCTTGTGCCATGCTGCTCATGTCTGATGAAAAAGCGGAAGAATTGGGTGCGGAGACATTGGCTACGATTCTCGCTCATGATGAAATTGCTGTTGAAGCTCAGGACTTCCCACAGACGCCAGGGCTTGTCATTAATAAATTGTTGAAAAAAGCTGGAAAATCCATTGAAGATATCGATCTGTTTGAAGTGAACGAAGCCTTTGCTGCCGTTTCTCTAGCGAGTGGCAAGATCGCAGGACTGGATCACGAGAAAGTGAACGTTAACGGCGGGGCTGTTGCGCTTGGACACCCGATTGGAGCGAGTGGTGCGCGTATTCTTCTCACCCTTGCTCACGAATTGAAACGCCGCGGCGGTGGACTTGGAATCGCAGCTATTTGTTCAGGTGGAGGTCAAGGAGACGCCGTATTGATCGAAGTACCGAAACAATAA
- the cls gene encoding cardiolipin synthase, whose product MLVTIILFIILFVLLLFIDFKMGRAEHRKKPRPLPLPETRGNYKLYKNGSVLYEQMFHEISEAKKQVDVYFYLIDNDYISENFLDVLKNKARNGVPVRLLVDRLGGYKINKSARKKLKDAGVVFYFAETPGFPFFFYRLNRRNHRKITVIDGKVGYLGGFNIGKNYIGESAKFGDWRDYHLRLTGPVVSEIHKVMLDDWYLASGEKVSPCEPSDDGHHKMNIMATDGVELEKEFAKMIDSAQKEILIGTPYFIPTEKLQTGLKQAISRGVELHIMIPMKADHPFVKPAAIPYLKELYDLGASIRLFDAGFYHSKVVMVDGTFADIGTANFDRRSFFLNKEVNTYVYDEDFISDLRAAYFEDAADAIPFDEHWLKRRSFTTRLNQRIAVLLRPFL is encoded by the coding sequence ATGCTCGTCACAATCATTCTATTCATCATTTTATTTGTTTTATTACTATTCATTGACTTCAAAATGGGACGGGCAGAACATAGAAAAAAACCACGGCCCCTCCCGCTTCCTGAAACCCGCGGGAACTATAAACTGTATAAAAACGGTTCGGTCCTTTATGAGCAGATGTTCCATGAAATTTCCGAAGCAAAAAAACAAGTCGACGTCTACTTCTACTTGATCGATAACGATTATATTAGTGAGAATTTCTTAGATGTTCTGAAAAACAAGGCTCGAAACGGTGTTCCTGTCCGTCTACTTGTCGACAGGCTCGGAGGATACAAAATCAATAAGTCAGCTAGAAAAAAACTAAAAGACGCAGGGGTTGTCTTCTACTTCGCCGAAACCCCTGGGTTCCCCTTCTTTTTTTATCGATTAAATAGGAGAAATCATAGAAAAATAACGGTTATTGACGGAAAAGTAGGATATTTGGGTGGGTTCAATATTGGAAAGAATTATATTGGAGAATCTGCGAAATTCGGAGACTGGAGAGACTATCACCTACGCTTAACTGGCCCCGTCGTTTCCGAAATCCACAAGGTCATGCTGGATGATTGGTACCTGGCTTCAGGAGAAAAAGTGTCCCCCTGTGAGCCTTCTGATGACGGACATCACAAAATGAATATTATGGCGACTGACGGGGTTGAGCTTGAAAAAGAATTTGCGAAGATGATCGATTCTGCACAAAAAGAAATCCTGATCGGAACACCTTATTTCATCCCGACAGAAAAATTACAAACAGGCTTAAAACAGGCGATATCCAGAGGGGTCGAGCTTCACATTATGATACCAATGAAGGCCGACCACCCATTTGTAAAACCGGCAGCAATCCCATATTTAAAAGAGTTATACGACCTGGGAGCTTCGATCCGCTTGTTTGATGCGGGTTTTTACCATTCGAAAGTCGTCATGGTAGATGGAACATTCGCCGATATTGGAACGGCCAACTTCGACCGACGGAGCTTCTTTTTAAACAAGGAAGTCAACACCTATGTGTATGATGAAGACTTCATCAGTGACTTGAGAGCTGCTTACTTTGAGGATGCCGCTGATGCCATACCTTTTGATGAACACTGGCTCAAGCGCCGTTCATTCACCACACGACTGAACCAGAGAATCGCTGTATTGTTGAGACCTTTCTTGTAA
- a CDS encoding heterodisulfide reductase-related iron-sulfur binding cluster has protein sequence MNPLLVANWVLFLGVLVYGLYLFVRVVQTRVAYIKLGKKFEYDRQLKRRLQKIWIYVFGQKKLLKDKKSGIIHVMMFYGFILVQFGAIDFIWKGLAPDSHLPLGPFYPGFTFFREIVTLTILVAVIWAFYRRYIEKLVRLKRGFKAGLVLIFIGTLMVTVLVGNGMGLIWHGHEGAWTEPVASGIASAFGWLPPVAAATVFFIMWWIHLLILLTFMIYVPQSKHAHLIAAPVNVFLSREEPPGKLKSIDFEIDEDADEEDVSFGVGKIEDFNQLQMIDFYACVECGRCTNVCPASGSGKMLSPMDLIVKLRDHLTEKGAAVTGQSPWVPAYAFSGTEGNTLAQMSRSQGSDEAAATLDAVNNKSLIGDVITEEELWACTTCRNCEDACPVMNEHVDKIIDLRRYLVLTEGKMDADGQRAMMNIERQGNPWGLSKKEREDWRQLDEDVQIPTVKELKKSGEEFEYLFWVSSMGSYDNRSQKIAMAFAKLMNAADIKFAILGNKEQNSGDTARRMGNEFLFQELAEKNMKEFEKHNVKKIITIDPHAYNIFKNEYPDFGLEAEVYHHTEMLAEWLKEGRLKPEGVVKEKITYHDSCYLGRYNEVYQPPREVLEMIPGVEVVEMKRNRSNGMCCGAGGGMMWMEEKSGNRVNVARTEQALEVEPTMISSGCPFCLTMLSDGTKAKEVEEEVSTMDIAEILAKSMFEKTEEKTA, from the coding sequence ATGAATCCGTTGTTGGTGGCAAACTGGGTTTTATTCCTTGGCGTCCTTGTCTACGGCCTGTACTTGTTCGTCCGTGTCGTTCAGACCCGCGTCGCTTACATTAAACTGGGGAAAAAATTCGAGTATGACAGACAGCTGAAGAGGCGTTTGCAGAAGATTTGGATTTACGTATTCGGACAAAAGAAGTTATTGAAAGATAAAAAGTCGGGCATCATCCACGTCATGATGTTTTATGGATTCATCCTCGTTCAATTCGGGGCGATCGACTTTATTTGGAAGGGACTAGCTCCAGATTCTCATCTGCCTTTAGGACCTTTCTATCCAGGATTTACATTCTTCCGGGAAATCGTGACACTGACGATCCTAGTCGCTGTTATTTGGGCGTTCTACCGCCGTTATATTGAAAAATTAGTTCGCTTGAAGCGCGGCTTTAAAGCGGGGCTTGTCCTTATTTTTATCGGAACATTGATGGTCACCGTTCTTGTAGGAAATGGCATGGGGCTTATCTGGCATGGCCATGAAGGGGCATGGACAGAACCTGTTGCGTCTGGAATTGCAAGCGCTTTCGGATGGCTGCCTCCGGTTGCAGCTGCGACTGTGTTCTTCATTATGTGGTGGATTCACCTGCTCATCCTTCTGACATTCATGATTTACGTGCCTCAATCGAAACACGCACACTTAATTGCAGCACCCGTGAACGTGTTTTTGAGCCGTGAAGAACCACCAGGAAAACTGAAATCCATTGATTTTGAGATCGACGAAGATGCGGATGAAGAGGACGTGTCCTTCGGGGTTGGGAAAATCGAAGACTTCAATCAGCTGCAAATGATCGATTTTTATGCCTGTGTGGAATGTGGACGCTGTACCAATGTTTGTCCAGCTTCTGGGTCCGGGAAAATGCTTTCCCCGATGGATCTGATCGTGAAATTGAGAGATCATCTGACAGAAAAAGGAGCGGCTGTTACCGGCCAATCTCCATGGGTGCCTGCGTATGCGTTTTCCGGAACAGAAGGAAATACGCTCGCACAAATGTCCCGCTCTCAAGGATCAGATGAAGCAGCAGCTACGCTTGACGCAGTGAATAATAAGAGTTTGATCGGAGATGTCATCACAGAAGAAGAGCTATGGGCTTGTACGACTTGCCGAAACTGTGAAGATGCCTGCCCGGTCATGAACGAACACGTCGATAAAATCATTGATCTTCGCCGTTACTTAGTTTTGACAGAAGGAAAAATGGATGCCGATGGACAGCGTGCGATGATGAATATCGAACGTCAAGGAAATCCATGGGGACTTTCTAAGAAAGAACGTGAAGACTGGAGACAGTTGGATGAGGACGTTCAAATCCCTACTGTGAAAGAATTGAAGAAATCAGGAGAAGAATTCGAATACTTATTCTGGGTCAGCTCGATGGGCTCTTACGATAACCGCAGCCAAAAAATCGCGATGGCTTTTGCCAAACTGATGAATGCAGCGGATATCAAGTTCGCAATTCTTGGTAATAAAGAGCAAAACTCCGGAGATACAGCCCGCCGTATGGGGAACGAATTCCTTTTCCAGGAGCTTGCTGAAAAGAATATGAAAGAATTTGAAAAACATAATGTGAAGAAAATTATTACGATCGATCCACACGCCTATAACATTTTCAAAAACGAGTACCCGGACTTCGGACTTGAAGCTGAAGTTTATCACCATACGGAAATGCTTGCCGAATGGTTGAAAGAGGGACGCTTGAAACCGGAAGGAGTCGTGAAAGAGAAGATCACTTATCACGACAGCTGTTACCTTGGCCGCTACAACGAAGTGTATCAGCCGCCGCGTGAAGTGCTTGAAATGATACCTGGAGTCGAAGTGGTGGAAATGAAGCGTAACCGTTCCAACGGCATGTGCTGTGGAGCTGGAGGCGGGATGATGTGGATGGAAGAGAAATCCGGAAACCGTGTCAACGTCGCCCGTACCGAGCAGGCGCTTGAAGTCGAACCGACGATGATCTCGAGTGGCTGTCCATTCTGTCTGACGATGCTATCCGATGGAACGAAAGCGAAAGAAGTGGAAGAGGAAGTCAGCACGATGGATATTGCCGAGATCCTAGCGAAATCCATGTTTGAAAAAACAGAAGAAAAGACCGCTTAA
- a CDS encoding acyl-CoA dehydrogenase has translation MNLQFTDEQEMMRKMVRDFAEKEVAPAVERMEQEDRFPSELLPKMGELGLMGVPIPEKYGGAEMDYISYIIAIHEISKVSATLGVILSVHTSVGTNPILYFGTEEQKNKYIPKLASGEYLGAFALTEPSAGSDASNLKTRAVKQGDHYILNGSKVFITNGGNADTFIVFARTNPDVETKRGLSAFIVERDTPGFSIGKAEKKMGLHGSSTVSLNFDQCEVPVSQRLGDEGEGYKIALANLNIGRIGIAAQSLGIAEAALEHAVSYAKEREQFGRPIAHLQGVSFKLADMATEVEASKLLVYNAASLQAAGKKCGKEVSMAKLMASKTAVKASIEAVQVHGGYGYTEDYAVERFFRDAKVCEIYEGTSEIQKIVIGNHLIRD, from the coding sequence ATGAATTTGCAGTTCACGGATGAACAGGAAATGATGAGAAAAATGGTCCGCGATTTTGCGGAAAAAGAGGTGGCACCAGCCGTGGAGCGGATGGAACAGGAGGATCGGTTCCCTTCCGAGCTGCTTCCGAAAATGGGGGAACTCGGATTGATGGGTGTGCCGATTCCAGAGAAATACGGCGGTGCAGAGATGGATTATATCTCCTATATCATCGCGATTCACGAAATTTCAAAGGTGAGTGCGACGCTCGGAGTCATTCTATCTGTCCACACCTCGGTTGGAACAAATCCAATTCTGTATTTCGGTACAGAAGAACAGAAGAACAAATACATTCCGAAACTGGCGTCAGGTGAATATTTAGGAGCATTCGCCCTGACAGAGCCGAGTGCGGGTTCTGATGCGAGCAATCTGAAAACACGAGCAGTAAAGCAAGGGGATCATTACATTCTCAACGGTTCTAAAGTGTTCATCACCAACGGAGGAAATGCAGATACATTCATCGTTTTCGCCCGTACGAATCCGGATGTGGAAACAAAGAGAGGATTGAGTGCGTTTATTGTAGAGCGGGACACCCCTGGCTTTTCCATCGGAAAGGCAGAGAAAAAGATGGGGCTGCACGGTTCCAGTACCGTTTCGTTGAACTTTGACCAATGCGAGGTTCCTGTTTCCCAACGACTCGGAGATGAAGGGGAAGGGTATAAAATTGCGCTTGCCAATTTGAACATCGGACGAATCGGCATTGCCGCCCAGTCCCTTGGAATTGCGGAAGCGGCACTTGAGCATGCCGTCTCTTATGCCAAAGAACGGGAGCAGTTCGGGCGTCCAATCGCACATTTGCAGGGCGTATCGTTCAAACTCGCCGATATGGCGACAGAAGTAGAAGCGTCGAAGCTTCTCGTCTATAACGCTGCTTCTCTGCAGGCGGCCGGTAAAAAGTGTGGAAAAGAAGTGTCAATGGCCAAACTGATGGCTTCCAAAACAGCGGTGAAAGCGTCGATTGAAGCTGTGCAGGTCCATGGGGGATACGGGTACACGGAAGATTATGCGGTCGAACGCTTCTTCAGGGACGCCAAAGTTTGTGAAATATATGAAGGTACAAGCGAAATCCAAAAAATCGTCATAGGCAATCATCTGATCAGAGACTAG
- a CDS encoding acyl-CoA dehydrogenase, whose product MNFTLTEEQEMLRKMVRDFAKNEVEPTAAARDEEERFDREIFNKMAELGLTGIPWPEEYGGIGSDFVSYVIAVEELSRVCASTGVTLSAHISLASWPIYKFGTEEQKQKYLTQLASGEALGAYALSEPGAGSDVSSMRTQAKLDGDHYVLNGSKVWITNGGVADIYVVFAKTDPNEGNRGISAFIVEKDTPGFTTGKKEKKLGIRSSPTTELIFEDCKIPKENLLGEKGKGFKVAMMTLDGGRNGIAAQAVGIAQGALDESVNYAKEREQFGKPIAHLQGISFKLADMATEIEASRLLTYQAAYLESEGLPYSKASAMAKLFAGDTAMKVTTEAVQVHGGYGYTKDYPVERYMRDAKITQIYEGTQEIQRLVVGRMVTQ is encoded by the coding sequence ATGAATTTTACTTTAACAGAAGAACAAGAAATGCTTAGAAAAATGGTTCGCGATTTTGCAAAGAATGAAGTGGAACCAACAGCTGCTGCAAGGGACGAGGAGGAACGCTTCGATCGTGAAATCTTCAATAAAATGGCAGAGCTTGGTTTAACGGGGATTCCATGGCCGGAGGAATATGGCGGCATCGGATCTGATTTCGTCAGCTATGTGATCGCAGTTGAAGAACTTTCCCGCGTCTGTGCTTCGACAGGGGTCACCCTTTCAGCGCATATTTCTTTAGCAAGCTGGCCGATCTATAAATTCGGTACAGAAGAACAGAAGCAAAAATATTTGACTCAGCTCGCTTCAGGTGAAGCGCTGGGAGCTTACGCTTTGTCTGAACCAGGAGCAGGTAGTGACGTGTCTTCCATGCGTACGCAGGCGAAACTTGATGGAGACCATTATGTGCTGAATGGAAGCAAGGTATGGATCACGAATGGCGGCGTCGCGGACATCTATGTCGTCTTTGCGAAAACAGACCCGAATGAGGGGAATCGTGGCATCAGCGCGTTTATTGTGGAAAAAGATACACCAGGATTCACGACCGGCAAGAAAGAGAAAAAGCTCGGCATTCGTTCGTCTCCAACGACAGAACTGATCTTTGAAGATTGCAAGATACCTAAAGAAAACCTGCTCGGCGAAAAAGGCAAAGGATTCAAAGTTGCGATGATGACCCTTGATGGTGGTCGTAACGGAATTGCCGCCCAGGCTGTTGGAATTGCGCAGGGGGCACTCGATGAATCCGTCAACTATGCCAAAGAGCGTGAACAGTTCGGCAAGCCGATCGCTCATCTGCAGGGAATTTCTTTCAAGCTCGCTGATATGGCGACAGAAATTGAAGCTTCTCGTCTGCTTACTTACCAGGCCGCTTATTTAGAGTCGGAGGGACTGCCATATTCCAAGGCTTCTGCTATGGCTAAATTGTTTGCAGGAGACACGGCGATGAAAGTGACGACAGAAGCGGTCCAGGTCCACGGGGGTTATGGTTACACGAAAGATTATCCTGTCGAGCGTTACATGCGTGATGCGAAAATCACTCAAATCTATGAAGGCACACAAGAAATCCAAAGACTCGTTGTCGGCCGTATGGTCACCCAATAG
- a CDS encoding XapX domain-containing protein — MKEVIIALITGFIVGLVFAGFKLPIPAPPAFAGVAGIIGIYLGFKVMAWAGPMFAEFFK; from the coding sequence GTGAAAGAAGTCATCATCGCATTGATTACAGGATTTATCGTAGGACTCGTTTTTGCAGGATTCAAATTACCAATCCCAGCACCGCCTGCATTTGCTGGAGTTGCAGGAATCATTGGGATCTATCTCGGCTTTAAAGTTATGGCATGGGCAGGACCAATGTTTGCTGAATTTTTCAAGTAA
- a CDS encoding TetR/AcrR family transcriptional regulator, translating to MAEKQVPSTIKDEALVSKRRNQMIKGAVTLFIEKGFHKTTTREIAKASGFSIGTLYEYIRKKEDVLFLVCDSIYQRVKERMEEAIDPHQTSVQSLTHAIRSYFQLMDDMQDEVLVMYQEVKSLPRDAQDYVLQKERDMVAMLEQVIVNSLPGEHPEEEIKLIANNIFVQGQMWGFRRWILQRTFTIESYTDTQIQLLLKGLDKEETLQ from the coding sequence TTGGCTGAAAAACAAGTACCTTCAACCATTAAAGATGAAGCGCTTGTATCCAAGCGTAGGAATCAGATGATCAAGGGCGCGGTCACTTTATTCATAGAAAAAGGGTTCCATAAGACGACGACCCGTGAAATCGCCAAGGCTTCCGGGTTCAGTATCGGAACCCTTTATGAATACATTCGAAAGAAAGAGGATGTTCTGTTTCTCGTCTGTGACTCCATTTACCAGCGAGTCAAAGAGCGGATGGAAGAAGCAATCGATCCTCATCAGACGAGTGTACAAAGTTTGACCCATGCGATTCGCTCCTACTTTCAATTGATGGATGATATGCAGGATGAAGTCCTCGTCATGTATCAGGAAGTCAAGTCCCTGCCGCGCGATGCTCAGGATTACGTGTTGCAAAAGGAGCGCGATATGGTGGCGATGCTCGAACAAGTCATCGTTAACAGTCTTCCTGGAGAGCACCCGGAGGAAGAAATCAAGCTGATCGCCAACAATATTTTTGTTCAGGGGCAGATGTGGGGATTCCGCCGCTGGATTCTTCAGCGAACGTTCACGATCGAAAGCTACACAGATACGCAAATTCAGTTGTTGTTGAAAGGTCTCGATAAAGAAGAAACACTTCAATAG
- a CDS encoding 3-hydroxybutyryl-CoA dehydrogenase yields the protein MTINQVMVIGAGQMGAGIAQVFAQAGLNVKMNDMSQGALDQGLAGIEKRLKRAVEKGRMSEEDQKSAYGRLQTTTDLKDASDCDLVVEAVVENMDVKVSVFQQLDEITPAHAILATNTSSLPITEIAAATKRPEQVIGMHFMNPVPVMKLVEIIRAIQTSDETYQAIEDMTKKLEKTPVEVEDFPGFVSNRILMPMINEAIYTVHEGVASPEDVDAVMKLGMNHPMGPLTLADFIGLDTCLYIMEVLHEGFGDSKYRPCPLLRKYVKAGWLGKKSGRGFYTYE from the coding sequence ATGACAATCAATCAAGTCATGGTCATAGGAGCAGGCCAGATGGGTGCGGGGATTGCCCAGGTTTTTGCTCAGGCCGGATTAAACGTAAAAATGAACGACATGAGCCAGGGTGCACTGGATCAAGGACTGGCGGGTATTGAGAAGCGCCTGAAGCGGGCGGTTGAAAAAGGAAGAATGAGCGAAGAAGATCAAAAGTCGGCTTATGGCCGCTTGCAGACAACGACTGACTTGAAGGACGCCTCCGACTGTGACCTTGTCGTGGAGGCCGTCGTTGAGAACATGGATGTGAAGGTAAGCGTCTTCCAACAGCTGGATGAGATTACTCCTGCACATGCCATTCTGGCAACGAATACATCATCTTTACCAATTACGGAAATTGCTGCTGCGACTAAACGTCCAGAGCAAGTGATCGGCATGCACTTCATGAACCCTGTACCGGTGATGAAGCTGGTGGAAATCATTCGTGCCATCCAGACAAGTGATGAAACGTATCAGGCGATTGAAGATATGACGAAGAAACTGGAAAAAACCCCTGTTGAAGTCGAGGACTTTCCAGGGTTCGTCTCCAATCGCATTTTGATGCCGATGATCAACGAAGCGATTTATACGGTTCACGAAGGGGTAGCATCTCCTGAAGATGTGGATGCCGTCATGAAGCTCGGGATGAATCACCCAATGGGACCACTTACGCTTGCTGACTTTATCGGTCTTGATACGTGTCTATATATTATGGAAGTCCTTCATGAAGGATTTGGAGACAGCAAATACCGTCCATGTCCGCTACTGCGTAAATACGTGAAAGCAGGCTGGCTCGGGAAGAAGTCTGGACGCGGTTTTTACACCTACGAATAA